In Mycolicibacterium gadium, the genomic window TCATCGCATCGCCGCCGAAGGCAACGCGGTGCTGACCGAGCGTACCGACGCCGTGGTGTTCGGACCGCTGCGCATTCAGTTCTGGGTGTGCGGAACCTTCGAGGTGCATGCGGGGCGGATTACCCTGTGGCGAGACTATTTCGACACACTGGACTTCCTGAAGGGGACCGTCCGGGGAGTCGCCGCCACGGTGTTCCCGTCCTTGCGCGCGACCATGTAGCCTGCCGCATTGCTATCATTCGGGCTCGATATGAGCACCGAACCCGCGCGCACACGGCCGAACTTCGTCGAATACATCGGCTACTGCTACGGCAGAGCGCTGCCGGCCTCCATGCACGACTGGGTGCGCAACGACCTGGCCGGCAAGGGCGCCACCGTCCGCATGATGATTCGCGTCTTCATTCCGGCATTCGTCATCCTGATCCCGTTCTGGTTCATTCCGACCACGTTGGACGTGCACCTGTCGATGACGCTGCCGATCCTGATCCCATTCGTGTTCTTCTCACACGCACTCAACAAGGTCTGGCGACGACACATGTTGCGAAAGCACGGTCTGGACCCGAACCTCGTCGACGCACTCTCCCGCCAGAAGAACGCCCACGTCCACGAGGCGTATATCGAGCGCTACGGGCCGCGCTCAGGACCGTCGAGCTCGCACGACGTCTAGGCCCGGCGCAGGTGGCCGAGTTCGTCGAAGGCCTGCGCCCATCCGAGCAGCCGATCGGTCGCGTTCGACAACTCGTTGCGGTAGCGCTGTTGGGTCATCGGTGAGCTCGACATCGATCCGGTGTTGGCCGCTGACACCAATTGCGCTGCCGCGGTGACCATTTCGTTGTACTGACGGCTACCCTGCTGCAGTTGAGCGGTGAAGGCCTGAATCGTCGGCGCCAAATGCGCGCGCGCCTGCGGTGCGGAGCTGATCGTGCGCTCCATCGACACCACCTCGTTCGCGGTCGCGGTCATCGTGGCGGCTGTCTGGTTGGCCGCGGCCGTCAGCTCACGAAGCTCGTCGGCGGGCAACAGCCGACCGCGCTCCATCACCCCGAGAAGCGAGAACAGACCGCGTTCTGAGGCGGCCAGCGCGGCCATCGGCTGGCGGGCGGCCGAACCCCACGCGGGCAGCCGTCGAGCGGAACGGGAACGCTGCGGCGGCAACGGTTCACCGCGCAGCCAGCGGTAGCGGAGGAACGACAGCGTCGCCAGGAATGCGGCGCCGACCGCGATGGGAGCCGGGATGAACAGTGCCCAGAACGGGGTTTCCCACGCCGACAGCAGTCCGGTGACACCGATCCAGAACAGCGACGACACCGTGAAGAACACGCCGAGCCGCAGTGCCCAGCGTCGCTTGCGCAACAATTTGGCGCGCGGATCCGCTGCGGCGTTGAGCTTTTCGGCCACCACATCGGACCACTCCGCGGCGGTGTCCACACCGCGCTGCACCAACGAGCGCCACGCCTCCGGTCTACTGGCTCGCGAATTCACACCTGTTCCTCACGGAAGTTACTGCGACAGTGGGTTTTCCGGTGCCGCTTGGGGGTTGACAGCCGGCGCGGCCGGCGCGGCTGCGGCGTTACCGCCCGCCGGCAACTGCTCACCGCGCATGGACGCACGGATCTGCTCGAGCCGCGAGTGTCCGGCCATCTGCACACTGGCCGACTGCACCTCCATCATCCGGCCCTGCACGGAGTTCTGAGCCAGCTCGGCGGACCCGATCGCGTTGGCGTAGCGCCGTTCGATCTTGTCGCGCACCTCGTCGAGGCTCGGCGTGCTACCCGGCGCGGCGAGCTCGCTCATCGACCGCAGCGATGCACTGACCTGTTCCTGCATCTTGGCCTGCTCGAGTTGGCTGAGCAGCTTGGTGCGCTCGGCGATCTTCTGCTGCAGCATCATCGCGTTCTGCTCAACGGCCTTCTTGGCCTGCCCGGCGGCCTGCAGCGCCTGATCGTGCAGGGACTTGAGGTCCTCGACGCTCTGCTCCGAGGTCACCAGCTGCGCGGCAAACGCCTCGGCAGCATTGGTGTACTCGGTGGCTTTGGCGGCATCGCCGGCGGCGGTCGCCTGGTCGGCCAGCGTCAGGGCCTGGCGGACGTTGACTTGAAGCTTCTCGATATCGGCGAGCTGGCGGTTGAGCCGCATCTCCAGCTGACGCTGGTTTCCGATGACCTGGGCGGCCTGCTGAGTCAGCGCCTGGTGCTGGCGCTGGGCCTCCTCGATGGCCTGCTGGATCTGCACCTTCGGATCGGCGTACTCATCGACCTTGGAGCTGAAGAGCGCCATCAGGTACTTCCACGCCTTGGTGAACGGATTGGCCATCGGTTCATTCCGCCTTCGTGTCTGTCGTTGTCTCGGCCCTGGGCCGCCGGCTTCCCGTGCTGCCCAATCTATCGGGTCGATGACTGTTGTCGCACCTACACTGGCTCAGGCGACCGCCATCGACACGACCTGCGGAATGACGACCTTCGTCGAGGCGTCGATGTTGGCCGAACCGATCGACTCGCGCTCGAACGCCGCAAGTTCTTGGCGACCCATCTCGTCACCCGCGTCGGACAGCACCCGCGACAGCGGCACGTCCAGCGCGCTGCAGATGGCGCTGAGCAACTCGCTCGACGCCTCCTTGCGGCCACGCTCGACCTCGGAGAGGTAACCAAGGCTGACCCGGGCGGAGTCGGACACCTCGCGCAGGGTGCGGCCCTGCTCGGTGCGGGCGCGGCGCAGCACGTCGCCGATCACCTCGCGCAGCAATGCCGTCATACGTGCTCCCCTTTCGAGAGGTCCGTCGCTGGGGCTTTGTACTAGGGCAACGCCGCGGGCATGCGGGTGGTTCCCGGATACCGCAAATAGCCGCCGTTCGAGGCGAAACCGCTGTACAACGGACTGAATCAGTTAGCGGCGGGGCGTGCGCGCGAATCGCGAATAGCCGAGACGACATAGTCGATGCCGGTGATCACCGTCAGGATGACGGCCGCCCCCATCACCACCCAGGCCCCGGTGAGCCAGGGGCCCGACAGGGGCAGCACGAACAAGCCGATCGCCACGCCCTGGACGAGGGTTTTCAGCTTCCCGCCCCGGCTGGCCGGAATGACGCCGTGGCGCAGCACCGCGAAGCGCAGAACTGTGATGCCGATCTCGCGCGTCATGATCACGACGGTCACCCACCACGGCATCTCGCCGAGGATCGACAGACCGATCAACGCCGCACCGATGAGGGCTTTGTCGGCGATCGGGTCGATCAGGGTGCCGAATTCGGTGACCATTCCATAGCTGCGGGCCAGTGCACCGTCGAACCGATCCGTGATCACCGCGACGGTGAACACGATGAATGCGGCTATCCGCCAAAACGTTTCGTGGCCGTCGGCGACGAACAGGACGACCAGGAACACCGGGACCAACGCCAGCCGGACACCGGTGAGCACATTGGCGATGTTCGCGACCCGGGCGCGCGGCACCACGGGATCGGTCGTGGGTTCGCCCGGCACCGCAACAGAATATCGGTTGCTGTGACGGATACTCTCCACGTGTGAGCGCAGATCCCGGATCGGTCGCCATCCGGCGGGCCAGAACTTCGGATGTGCCTGCGATCAAGGCTCTGGTCGACATCTACTCCGGCAAGATCCTGCTGGAGAAGAACCTGGTGACGCTCTACGAGGCCGTCCAGGAGTTCTGGGTCGCCGAGCTCGACGGCGAACTGATCGGGTGCGGCGCCCTGCACGTCCTGTGGTCGGACCTCGGCGAAGTGCGCACAGTCGCGGTGCACCCGAAGGTCAGGGGTCAAGGGGTCGGGCACGCGATCGTCGACCGGCTGCTGGACGTGGCCAGGGATCTGCACCTGGAGCGCATCTTCGTTCTGACCTTCGAAGTCGCATTCTTCAGCCGTCACGGCTTCCAGGAGATCGACGGCACGCCGGTCACGGCTGAGGTCTTCGAGGAGATGTGCCGCTCGTATGACACCGGCGTGGCCGAGTTCCTCGATCTGTCCTACGTCAAGCCGAACATCCTCGGCAACACCCGAATGCTGCTCACTCTGTAGCGAGTTTCAGCAATTCGTCGACCGACCATTGGTCGTCGGCATGGATGCCGTACTTGCAGGCGCGGATGGTGCCATCCGGCTCGATCAAGAAATCCGCGGGATTGCCAAGGTGATCCTCCCCCGGGGCGAGGGCACCGAAGACCGAGGTGGAGTGTCTGATTCCACGGACGGCGGCTCTAACCGCACCTAGATGTAACACGGAGCGCAGTGACGACTCGACGCCGAACTCCTTGTACAGCTTGCGTTCCGGATCGGCTACCATCGCGAACGGGACATCAGCAACGTATTGCCGAAGCCGGTCCGCGGCAGAGTGGAACACGACGAGCTCAGTGACCCCGGCGTTCTCGATCTCATCGCGCCGACGTGCTACGTCTCGAAGATGAAGGTTGCAGATCGGGCACCCCGCGAAACGTCGGAATTGCAGGTGAACCAGCCGCTCCGGCGCAGGCACGCTTACGTGAGTGTCTGTGACAGTGCTCAGCGTTCGAGCCTTGACCTTGTCGCCCGCGGTGAACATCCCAACGCTTCCGTTTAGCCGGACTCCATGCTAACCGCGACTCTCACTCCTCGTCGTCGTCACCCGCGTCGCCGCCGCGGATCAACATGAGCGTGCCCGCCAGCTCGTCGGGCTTGACCAACACCTCGCGCGCCTTGGATCCCTCGCTGGGGCCGACGATGTTGCGGGTCTCCATCAGGTCCATCAGCCGGCCCGCCTTGGCGAAGCCCACCCGCAACTTGCGCTGGAGCATCGACGTCGAACCGAACTGACTGGACACGACCAGCTCGACCGCCTGCAGGAACACGTCCATGTCGTCGCCGATGTCCGGGTCGACGTCGGTGCGCTCGCTGGTGGTCTTGGCCGCGGTGACGCCCTCGGTGTATTCCGGCTCGGCCTGGGACTTCGTGGCTTCGACGACGGCGTGGATCTCCTCGTCGGTGATGAACGCGCCCTGCAGACGGATTGGCTTGTTCGCGCCCATCGGCAGGAACAGCCCGTCACCCATGCCGATGAGCTTCTCGGCGCCCTGCTGGTCGAGGATCACGCGGCTGTCGGTCAGCGACGACGTGGCGAACGCCAGGCGCGACGGAACGTTGGTCTTGATGAGCCCGGTGACGACGTCCACCGACGGCCGCTGCGTGGCGAGCACCAGGTGGATGCCCGCGGCGCGGGCCTTCTGCGTGATACGCACGATGGCGTCCTCCACATCACGTGGTGCGGTCATCATCAGGTCCGCGAGCTCGTCGACGATCGCGAGGATGTAGGGGTACGGCTTGTACTCACGCTGGCTGCCCAGCGGCGCGGTGATCTCCCCCGACCGAACCTTTTTGTTGAAGTCGTCGATGTGCCGCACGCGCGACGCCTGCATGTCCTGGTAGCGCTGCTCCATCTCCTCGACCAGCCACGCCAGCGCCGCGGCCGCCTTCTTGGGCTGCGTGATGATGGGGGTGATCAGATGCGGAATACCTTCGTAGGGCGTCAGTTCCACCATCTTCGGGTCGATCAGGATCATCCTGACCTCCTCGGGAGTCGCGCGCGCCAGCAGCGACACGAGCATCGAGTTGACGAAGCTCGACTTGCCCGAGCCGGTCGAGCCGGCCACCAGCAGGTGCGGCATCTTGGCGAGGTTGGCCGAGATGTACTCGCCCTCGATGTCCTTACCGAGGCCGATCACCAATGGGTGGTGGTCACTACGGGTACCCGGGTCGGTCAAAACGTCTGCCAGCCGGACCATCTCCCGATCGGTGTTGGGCACCTCGATGCCCACGGCGGACTTGCCCGGGATCGGCGCGAGCATCCGGACGCTCTCGGTCGCGACGGCGTAGGCGATATTGCGTTGTAGCGCCGTGATCTTCTCGACCTTGACGCCGGGGCCAAGCTCGACCTCGTAGCGGGTGACGGTCGGCCCGCGTGTGCAGCCGGTCACCGTGGCGTTCACCTTGAACTGCTCGAGCACCTCGGTGATCGACTCGATCATCCGGTCGTTGCCGGCGCTGCGCCGCTTCGGCGGATCGCCCGCGATCAACAGGTCGAGCGACGGCAGCGTGTACGGCCCCTCGACGACGCGGTCGACGATCTTGGGCTTGGCCGTCTTCTTCTTGCGTGCGCTGGCGGCGGGCTCGGGAATGGTCGGTGTCTCGTCCTCGATCGGGTAGTTCTCCATCGGCGTGCCGCCGTTGAACGTCGCCGGCCCCCCGGCTCCGGAAGGCCAGGCCGTCGCCTCGTCGTCGCCGTAGCCGGCGGGGTCGTCGTAGTACCCGTCGGAGAAATCGTCGGAGCCGGCGACGACGGTTTCTTCGTCGTAGTACTCGTCATCGTCGTAGTACTCACCGCGGAACGAACGCGTGGACCACATGCTCCGAACCGCTTCGGGCACTTCGCGAATCGTCGTGCCGGTCACCAACAGCAGACCGAACAGTGCACCGATCACCAGCAGCGGCATCGCGATCCACACGGTCAGCCCGTCGGACAACGGGCCGCCGATGGCGAACCCGATGAAGCCGGCGGCGTGCTGTCGGGCGACGGGGTCGGCAGGCGATCCCGCCCACAGATGCCACAGCCCCAGGACGGGCAGCACGATCATCGCCGTGCCGAGCATCAGGCGCGGCCGGGAGTCGGGGTTGGGCTCGGTGCGCATCAGCACGACGGCGGCGGCGGCCAGTGCGATCGGCACCAATGCGACCGAGGAGCCGATCAGCACCCGCAGGAAGGTGTCGATCCACGCGCCGACGGGCCGGGCCGCGTCGAACCATGAGCTCGCAGCGATCACCACGGCGATGCCGAGCAGGGCCAGCGCGATGCCGTCGCGGCGGTGACCCGGCTCGAGCTCGCGGGCCCGGCCGACGGACCGCGCCGTCGACCCGGCTCCCTTGGCCAGCATCAGCCACCCCGCCCGCACCCCACGGCCCACGGTGGCGCCGGCCGCCGACACCGGTGACGGACCCCGCCGCGGCGTCGGCTTGCGCTTCTGGGCGGTCCGCGCGCCGGACTTTGACCTGCTAGAGCGGCTGCCGGAACGCGCGGCGGTCTTACTAGGCATGCTGTAAGACTAGTCGCAATGGCCCCACAATCACCATCAGCCACACGGGTCACAGAAAGGTATCAATCCCTGAGCTGATACGTCGTAGCGTGCCGGGATGACCGAAAAGACGCAGCTAGCGGGACTTCCGACTGCGAGCAAGGTGCTTTGCGCCGTATACGCGCTGACTTCCCTCGTGGCCCTCGTCGCGACCTGGAGCCAGAATCTGGCCTATTGGGACGCCCCGAACTTCATAGCGGCGTTCGCCAACGACACCAAGGTGACCCCGGCCGCCCGGTCACTGACGGTCGATCTGTTTCTGCTCGCCTTCCCCGCGGTGATCCTGATGGTGGCGGAAGCGCGAAAACACCGCGTCAGGTACGTCTGGGCCTACGTCCTGGCCGGCGCCGTCACGGCGATCAGCGTCACCTTCCCGCTGTTTCTGATCGCTCGCGAGTTGCGAATCGCGCAGACCGACCCCACCGTGTTGCGACGCGGCGACACGATTCCACTGGCAATCCTCGGAATCGCCACCGCGGCGATCGTGATCTGGGTCGATGTGGGCTGAGCACCGGGTAGGCGCGATTTAGTTAGGTTCGCTGAGTAGGGTGATCACCGTTCCGGCCAGCACTCACCGAGGAGTTCACCGCCCATGCCCGTCGTCGTCGTCGCAACCATGAAAGCAAAACCCGAGTCGGTGGACACCGTCCGGGACGCATGCAAGCAGGCCATCGAGGCGGTGCATTCCGAACCCGGCTGTGACCTCTACGCACTGCACGAGGCCGACGGCACCTTCGTCTTCGTGGAGCAGTGGGCCGACGCCGATGCCTTGACGGCCCACAGCCAGGCGCCGGCCGTCGCAACACTGTTCGGCACCGTCGGCGAGCTCCTCGACGGCGCACCCGACATCAAGATGTTGCAGCCGGTCGTCGGGGGCGATCCCTCGAAGGGTGCACTGCGTCCGTAATGCGTGCCCTCGACGGCAAGGTCGCGTTCATCACCGGTGCCGCCCGAGGTCAGGGCCGCGCCGAGGCGGTCAGGCTGGCCGCCGACGGCGCAAGCATCATCGCCGTCGACATCTGCGACCAGATCGCATCGGTGCCCTATCCCCTGTCGACGCCAGACGATCTCGCGCTGACGGTGAAGCTCGTCGAGGACACCGGCGCGCGAATCGTGGCGCAGCAGGCCGATGTTCGCGATCGCGCGGCGCTGAATGCCGCCCTTCAGGCCGGGCTCGACGAGTTCGGCCGCCTCGACATCGTCATCGCCAATGCGGGTATCGCGCCGATGGAAACCGGTGACGCCGGCTGGCGCGACGTCGTCGATGTCAATCTGACGGGCACGTACCACACCGCCGAAGTCGCGATCCCCACGCTGATCGAGCAGGGCGACGGCGGCTCGATCGTGCTCATCAGCTCCGTCGCGGGCCTTGTCGGCATGGTCAGCGGGGACCCTGGTGCCATGGGCTACACAGCGGCAAAGCACGGCATCGTCGGACTGATGCGTCAGTACGCGAATATCCTTGCCGAACATAGCATTCGCGTGAATTCGGTACACCCCACCGGAGTGAACACGCCGATGATCGACAACGACTTCGTCAAGGCCTGGCTTCAGCGCATGGGCGTCCGGGCCGGGGGCAACGCACTGCCGGTGCCCGCGGTCGAGCCAGAGGACATCGCCAACGCGGTGGCGTGGCTGGTTTCCGATGCCGCGCGCTATGTGACCGGTGTGACGCTGCCCGTGGACGCGGGCGCGATCGTCAAGCGCTAATGGCAAATCCACCAGCCGCACAAACGGCTTTCGGGCCCATGGTGCTGGCCGCTGTCGAACATAACGAGGCGCCCGAACGCCGGCTCGTCGACGACGACTTGGCTCGCGCGTTCCTGCCCGCCGGCCTGCGCGGTCTCGTGAGTGCGACGCGGCTGGCTCCGCTGCGGCGGCTGATGATCGGCGCCACGGAACGAGCAGGCCAGGGGTTGTGGGCCAATCTGGCGTGTCGCAAGCGATTCATCGACGAGACGCTCGACGACGCGCTGCCCGATATCGATGCGGTGGTAATCCTGGGCGCCGGTATGGACACCATGCCGTATCGCCTCGCCCGGCGGTCCGATGTGCCGGTGTACGAAGTCGACCTGCCGGTGAACATCGAACGCAAGAAGGCGGCCGTCCGCCGAGTGTTGGGTGAGGCGCCTCCCTCGGTTCGGTTGGTGCCAGTGGATTTCGAGCGCGACGATCTGGCCGACGAACTGACCAGGGCGGGCCACCGCAGGGGCGATCGGGCGTTCTTCGTGTGGGAGGGCGTGACGCAGTATCTGACCGCAGATGCGGTGCACGCCACGTTCGAGTACCTGCGCAGCGCCGCGCCGTCGAGCCGGCTGGTGTTCACCTACGTGCGACGGGACTTCATCGACGGCACGAACCTGTACGGCGCGCGGTCGGCGTTTCGCCGGTTCCGTGAGAAGCAGCAGCTGTGGAAGTTCGGGTTGGATACAGACGCCGTCGCGGCGTTCGTCGCGCAGTACGGATGGCGGCTGATCGAGCAGGCGGGGCCGGACCACTTTCTGCACCGCTACGTCGAACCGTCTGGCCGCAAGCTCACGGCGTCGCAACTGGAGTGGACGGCGTACGCCGAGAAGACCTGAGCCCCCTAGATTTCGATGACCGTCGGCACGATCATCGGCTGGCGGCGGTAGCTCTCACCGACCCACTTGCCGACCGCCCGGCGTACCGCCTGGGCTATGCGGTTGATATCGGTCACCCGTTCGGCGGCAAGGGCTTCCAGCGCTTCCTCGACCTTGCGGGTGGCGGGTTCCAGCGACTTGGGGTCCTCCGAGAAGCCACGCGAGTGAAGTTGCGGAGCCGTCGCCAACTTACCGGTGCCGCTGCGCAGCACGACGGTGATACCGATGAAACCCGAAGACAGCGTGAGCCGTTCGCCGATCACCGTCTCGCCGACGTCCCCGAGGACGAGTCCGTCGACGAACATCTTGCCCGTCGACACCGCGCCGGAGACCGATGCCCGGCCCGCCACCAGATCGACGCTCACACCGTTCTCGGCAAGCACGATGTTCTCCTCGGGCACCCCGGTGCGGGTCGCCAGCGCCGCGTTCGCCCGGAGCATCCGCCAGGTTCCGTGCACCGGCATCACGTTGCGCGGCCGCACGCCGTTGTAGAGGAAGAGCAGTTCCCCGGCGTAGGCGTGGCCGGTGACATGCACTCGCACATGGGCATTCGTCACCACGCGAGCGCCGATCTTGGCCAGGGCATCCAGGACGCCGAAGATCGCTTCCTCGTTGCCGGGTATCTGCGATGACGACATGATGATGAGATCCCCGGCCGTCAGCGTGATGCTGCGGTGCTCGCCGCGCGACATCCGCGACAGCGCGGCCATCGTTTCGCCCTGCGTCCCCGTGGTCACGAGCACCACGCGCTCAGGAGGCATCATCTCGGCGGCGCCGATGTCGATGATGTCGTCATCGTTGGCGAGCGTGAGGTAGCCCAGCTCCTTGGCGATTCCCATGTTGCGGACCATCGACCGGCCCACGAACGACACCTTGCGGCCCAACGCGACCGCCGCATCGATGATCTGTTGCACGCGACCGACATTCGACGCGAAGCAGGCCACGATGACGCGCCCCTGTGCCCCACGCATCAGCCGGTGGATGTTCGGGCCGATCTCGCTCTCCGAGGGCCCCACTCCGGGGATCTCGGCGTTGGTGGAGTCGCACAGGAACAGGTCCACTCCGGAATCGCCGAGCCGTGACATGCCAGGTAGATCGGTCGGCTTCCCGTCGGGTGGTGACTGGTCGAGCTTGATGTCACCGGTGTGCAGCACGGTGCCCGCACCGGTGTGGATCGCGATGGCCAGACAGCCCGGGATGGAGTGGTTGACGGCGAAGTACTCGCATTCGAACACGCCGTGCCTCGAACTCTGACCCTCGTCCACCTCCTCGAATACCGGCTTGATGCGGTGCTCGCGGCATTTCTCGTTCACCAGCGCCAGCGTGAACTTCGAGCCGACCACCGGTATGTCGGGGCGCAGCTTGAGCAAGAACGGGATGGCCCCGATGTGGTCCTCGTGCGCATGGGTGAGCACCAGTGCTTCAACGTCGTCCAGGCGATCCTGGATCAGGCGAAGATCGGGCAGGATCAGATCGACCCCGGGCTCGTCGTGCGTCGGGAACAGGACACCGCAGTCGACGATCAGCAGCCGGCCCAGATGCTCGAAAACCGTCATGTTGCGGCCGATTTCGCTGATGCCGCCCAGCGCGGTGACCCGCAGTCCCCCCGGGGCCAGTGGCCCCGGCGGTGCGAGTTCTTCGTTCACTAGCGCAGCACCGTGGCGGCCCGCATATCT contains:
- a CDS encoding ribonuclease J: MNEELAPPGPLAPGGLRVTALGGISEIGRNMTVFEHLGRLLIVDCGVLFPTHDEPGVDLILPDLRLIQDRLDDVEALVLTHAHEDHIGAIPFLLKLRPDIPVVGSKFTLALVNEKCREHRIKPVFEEVDEGQSSRHGVFECEYFAVNHSIPGCLAIAIHTGAGTVLHTGDIKLDQSPPDGKPTDLPGMSRLGDSGVDLFLCDSTNAEIPGVGPSESEIGPNIHRLMRGAQGRVIVACFASNVGRVQQIIDAAVALGRKVSFVGRSMVRNMGIAKELGYLTLANDDDIIDIGAAEMMPPERVVLVTTGTQGETMAALSRMSRGEHRSITLTAGDLIIMSSSQIPGNEEAIFGVLDALAKIGARVVTNAHVRVHVTGHAYAGELLFLYNGVRPRNVMPVHGTWRMLRANAALATRTGVPEENIVLAENGVSVDLVAGRASVSGAVSTGKMFVDGLVLGDVGETVIGERLTLSSGFIGITVVLRSGTGKLATAPQLHSRGFSEDPKSLEPATRKVEEALEALAAERVTDINRIAQAVRRAVGKWVGESYRRQPMIVPTVIEI